In Moorella sp. Hama-1, a single genomic region encodes these proteins:
- the crcB gene encoding fluoride efflux transporter CrcB, which produces MLYLYLALGGFSGAVGRYFLSGWLNRLWPGTFPLATWIINLGGCLAMGFILTYTLERLVMGPELRLGLTTGMIGAFTTFSTFSVETIHLLQAGETLLALLYLFTSLAGGLTTMQIGIFLARVPLSSGAWSSIIKRKDER; this is translated from the coding sequence ATGCTTTACCTTTATCTAGCCCTGGGGGGATTCAGTGGCGCCGTCGGCCGTTATTTTCTCTCTGGCTGGCTCAACCGTCTCTGGCCTGGAACCTTTCCCCTGGCCACCTGGATCATCAACCTGGGGGGTTGCCTGGCCATGGGATTTATCCTGACTTATACCCTGGAACGGCTGGTGATGGGGCCGGAGCTGCGCCTGGGGTTGACCACCGGTATGATTGGCGCCTTTACTACTTTTTCCACCTTTAGCGTGGAAACTATCCACCTGCTGCAGGCCGGGGAGACTCTTCTCGCCCTCCTTTACCTGTTTACTTCCCTGGCCGGGGGGTTGACAACTATGCAAATAGGTATTTTTTTAGCGCGGGTGCCATTATCTTCCGGGGCATGGAGTAGTATAATAAAAAGGAAGGATGAAAGGTAA
- the crcB gene encoding fluoride efflux transporter CrcB, translating into MTWLYVGCGGMAGTLARFLISRWLGKRIGATWPLGTLVVNLSGAFLLRLLLARPAGRLPAGVTLALGTGFIGAYTTFSTFTYETITMISAGEGHRALAYSLGSVAAGLFLAWLGWLVAGRLW; encoded by the coding sequence ATGACCTGGCTCTATGTCGGTTGCGGCGGGATGGCCGGGACCCTGGCCCGTTTTCTTATCAGCCGCTGGCTGGGAAAACGCATCGGGGCTACCTGGCCCCTGGGCACCCTGGTGGTAAACTTGAGCGGGGCCTTCCTGCTGAGGCTGCTCCTGGCCCGACCGGCCGGCAGGTTGCCGGCCGGCGTCACCCTGGCCCTGGGGACGGGGTTTATAGGGGCCTATACCACCTTTTCCACCTTCACTTATGAAACTATTACCATGATTAGCGCTGGTGAAGGCCACCGAGCCCTGGCCTACAGCCTGGGTAGCGTTGCGGCGGGTTTGTTCCTGGCCTGGCTG